Genomic segment of Planctomycetota bacterium:
AACTGGGCCACCTGGCCCGGGAAGCGGATGAAGTTCCCGAGGCCGACGGCGCTGCCCGCCACGGCGAGAATCATGCCGATCCGAGAGCCCCAGGAATCGCGTCCGTTCGCTGCCATGGGGCGTATGGTAGCCAGCCTCCCGGCGGCCGCGAAATGACAGACAGTGCCCCGCGGCGACCGAACGATTGACCCGGGTGTCGGTGGCTGGCTACCATCCAGGCGCGGTGGGGGAGTCGTGGGCCTGCGGGCCCGTTCGTGAACAGTCGTCCGGGGGCCTGCGTAGCTTCCGCCATGCGCCCGAGTGGCCAACACCAGCCGGCACGGTGGCTTGCCCGACTCGTCGGCGTCGGTGCGGCGCTCGCGCTAGCCTGCGTTGTCGGCACGCGGGCCGACGCGAGCTGCGGCGACTGGCTCGAAGGGCACGCGATGGCGGCCCACGTCGGCCGCGCTCTTGCAGCGCCGACCGTTCCCGAATCCGGCCCCACCGAGGCCGACCGCGGTACCCCCAGGCCGCGCCGCTGCGACGGCCCGGCGTGCCGAAAGGCGCCGGGGATGCCGCTGACGCCGGCGGAGTCTCCGGCGGTTGCGCTCGATCACGACCGCGACGCGCTGATCAACGGCTGCGATCCGGCTCCTGCGGCGAACGCCGTCACCGCGCTCGAGGCCGGTTCCGATCCTCTTCCGTCGGCCCTCTCCGACCGCCCCGAGCGCCCACCGAGGGGCTGCTGACGCCGTCCGGGTGATTCCGCGCGCCGATCGGGCTCTCCCGGTCGGCAGTGGAGTTCGTCGCCCGGCCGACGTCCGCGACCTGGCCGCACCGCGGCCCGTGGGTCGCCGGCTCGCCTGAGATGGCAAGCCGTCTCCACCACCGGGCAGCCGCCGGCCCGCGTCGCGGGGTCCACGTGCATCCGCCGTGCCGACCGCGCTTTTCGCGCTAGTCGGCGCGGCGGGCCCCTCAGCTCCGTCCCGGTGATCGTTCCGGGTGCGGGGATTTCGGGGCCGGTCGATCGCCTCGAAGGTCATTCGGTCGTCAACGGCCACGGTTCGTCCGATCCATTCTTCTCTTCATTCCGGAGTCCCCCGTCATGATCATTCCCACGAGGTTCCTGTCGTCGCCGCGCCCGCGACTCGGCTTCACGCTCGTCGAGCTGCTGGTCGTGATCGCGATCATCGGCACGCTCGTCGGCCTCCTGCTCCCTGCCGTCCAAGCGGCGCGGGAGGCGGCCCGACGGTCGCAGTGCGGCAACAATGTCCGCCAGATCTCGCTGGCCCTGCAAAACCACCACTCGGCGCGCGGTGCCCTGCCGACCGGGCGGACCGCCTCGGGTGTGTCGGGGCAGGCCTTCCTGCTGCCGTACATGGAGCAGATGAGCCTGTTTCAACTCGTCGATCCGGCGAAGGCCTGGAACGATCCGGCCCATGCCGCGGCGGCAGCGGCCCGCGTGAGCAACTTCATCTGCCCGTCCGACCCGGCCACGTTCCTGCCCGGCAGCTACGGGCAAAACAACTACCGGCTCAACCAGGGCTCGGGGATCCTGTGGGGCAATCCGCCGACCGCCTCGTCGGATCCCAACTTCGGGATGCCGGCGCCCAACGGTCCGTTCTTCCTCGACAGCAAGATCCGCTTCAAGGACGTGACCGACGGCACGAGCCGCACCGCGGCGGTCTCGGAGCACGACGTCGGCGACTTCAACAACGGCCTGGCGACGGTCCGGACCGACACCTTCTGGCCGCAGACCACCCCGGCGACGGCCGACGATGCCGTGTCGCAGTGCCGGGCGTTCGATCCCACCAACCTGTCGTTCCAGCGCTTCAGTAACGTCGGTGGTCCGTGGCTCTACGGCTACCACTCGACGTCGATCTACTTCCACGCCGGCCCGCCCAACTCGCGGTCGTGCATGTTTCCCCCCGGCCGGATCATGACGACGGCGCAGAGCTCGCATCCGGGCGGCGTGGTACTCGGGATGTGCGATGCGTCGACGCGCTTCGTGGCCGACGGCGTCGACCTTGCGGTGTGGCGCGCGGTCGGCAGCCGCGATGGTGCCGAAGTCGCGAATCTCGACAACTGATCCTGCCCCGCGGTCGTCGGTTTCGTTCCCGAGGAGGTTGTGATGAATCCTTCGCTTCGCTCCGTGCCGTGGCTCGTCGTGGCGTTGGTCGTCGTGGCCGGCTTCGGTGCGGCGGGATGCAGCCGGGGGCCGGCGTACGTGGCCGAGCCCGATAAGGCGGCCGTCGTCCTCGAGACGGTCCTCGCAGCGTGGCGCGACGGCGCCACGTGCGAGGATCTGCGGAAGCGTGTGCCGCCGATCCACGTCGCCGACGAACGCTGGCTCCGCGGGGCGAAGCTCGAAAGCTTCGAGATCGGCGACGTGCGCCCGTTCGGCCTGAGCACGCGCTGCGAGGCGACCCTCGTCGGTCCGGCGCCGCTGGGCACGAAGAAGGTCGTGTACCACGTGTCGACGCAGCCGGCGATCAGCGTGGCGCTGGGGGATTGACGATGCGCATCGTGCGGAAATGCCTCGGTCTTTGGCAACAGTCCTCGAGCCCCCGGTTTCTCGTCAGGTGACCTTTTTCTCCACGGAGATCGTCCCGTGAACCGCGCGCTTCTGTCCCTCCTCGTGCCTGTCGTGGTGCTCGGGTGCCTCGTCGCCGCCGACTCCTCGCGCGCCGCGGATGCGACCGACGCCCCTCGGCCGACCCCGGTCACCCGGCCGGCGATGAAGCGCCTCCTCGAAGAGATGAAGCGCCGTCCGGAGCGGATTCCGCTCCCCGAGATCAGCGCGGCGGAGCGCGCTGCCGCCGGTGACGACACGCAGGCGCTGTCGTACGAAAACCGTCTGCGGGCGTTGTACCTCCCCGGCACCGAGCTGCGCGGCTACCTCGGCTTCGGCGGCACGGCGCCGCAGCGCCCGGGCGCGCCCCCGCCGCGCGTGGTCATCGAGCCCGATCCGGCCCTCTCGCTCGACTACGGCTTCAAGACGCGTCTGTTCTGGATCGCCTCGCGGGCCAACAACTGCCAATACTGCCTCGGCCATCAGGAGTCGAAACTCCTCGCGGTGGGGATGACCGACGACGATCTCGCGCGGCTCGACGCCGACTGGAGCGCGTTTCCGCAGCGCGAGCAGGCGGCGTTCGCGCTGGCGCGCCGGCTGTCGCTCGCTCCCGGTTCGGTCAGCGATGCCGACGTCGAGCGCTGCCTGGCCCACTTCACGCCGCAGCAGGTCCTCGAGATGGCGATCTCGGTCGCCGGCAACAATGCGATCAATCGTTGGAAGGAGGGGATCGGCGTTCCACAGGCGTCCGGCGGCGGCAACTCCGGATGGTCATTGGCGCGCCCCGACGGCACCCACTCCTACCTCACACCGACGGCGCCGGCGTTTGCCGCGGTGCCATCGGCCGTCGCGGTGCTCGGCGGTCCGGCCGGCGGGGAAGGGCTCTTGACCACGGTCCTCCCGGCGCCCCCCGCCGGGGCCGACGAGATCCGCGCCGGCGTCGCCGCGGTGCGGTCGCGCTCGCCGCGCCTGCCGCTCGTCGACGATGCCGAAGCACGGCGGGTTCTCGGCGCGGCCGCACCCTCCGGTCCGCTCCCCGGGTGGATGCGCCTGCTCGCCTGGTTCCCGGTGGCCGGCCCGCGGATGGCGCGGGCCTTCACGCTCTCCGCCGAGGCTCCGGGAATCGATCCGGTCGACAGGGCGCTGGTGCGTTGGACGGTGGCGCGCCGGAACCGCGCCTGGTACGCCCTGGGGATCGCCGAACGCGACCTCCGCGCGGCCGGGTTCGACGACGCGGCCCTCGCCGATCTGGCCGGTGAGCAGACACGGCTGTCCTCGGCGCGCCGCGCGGTCCTGGCCGTGGCCGACGCCCTCGCGGCGAGCCCCGTGGCCTGCACCGACGCGCAGTTCGCCGCCGCCTTGGCGGCGACGTCTCCGGCGATGATGACGCGCGTCGTCCACGAGGTGGCGATGGAGTCGCTGTTCGACAGGTTCACCGAGGCGGCTGGGCTTCCGGCCGACTGAGACGGTGGCGGGTGATCGCGCCGCGAGTCCGCGGGGCGGGGCGGGGTATGCTGACAGGCTTGACGCGGCGGGGGCGCCGTGCGGGGCGACCGGAAGCCAACGATGCCTGCTTCATCCGTCACGCGCCGCCGCGTCGACTTCCGCTCCTGGGAAGACGTGCTCGCCGATGCCGACCGGCTCGTGCGGGGCGGGTATGACCGCGCCGGCAAGTGGTCGCTGGCGCAGGCGCTCGATCATGTCGGCGCCGGGCTTCGGGTGGCGATCTCCGGCTCGGCCAACCGCATGCCGTGGCTGATGCGGATGCTGGCCCGCAGCGCCGCCCTCCCGGTGATGCGGCGCTGGCGCTGGATTCCGGCGGGCATTCCCGCGCCACGATGGTGGCAGCCGCAGGTGTCGCCCGACGCCGACGATGCGGCGGCGCTCGCCCGGTTTCGCGCGGAAGTCGAGGCGTTTCACGCGTACCAGGGACCGTACCATCCTCATCCGGCGTTTGACCGGCTCGACCGCGAGGCCTACGACGATCTGATGCTGATCCACGCCTCACACCACCTCCGCTTCCTCGTCCCGCGCGCCGCCGCACGGGCCTGATGCGGGGTACGACCGTGGTAATCGTCGCGGGCAGCCCATCGCATTCCCTCGATCGGCGCCAACCGCCCGCCTTCGTTCGCAGCGGCCCGTCACCTGTCGCTGCGGTGCGAGCGTGTGGCGACCCCGTCGGCGGGGATGGCAGACCGTTGACAAAGTGATCGGCCAAGGGATGCGGCCGATCGCGACCAGGGAAACCCCTGGCGTTTCCCGCGGTCGCCAGAGTGGGCAAAGGCCATCGATGGCTCCGTCCACGGGCAGGTAGACTTCACGGAGGGCTTGGGCAACTTGTCGCGACGGGAGACGGGGCATGACAGCGTTTGACCGGATCACGTGTGACCCGTCGATCATGGGTGGCAAGGCGTGCGTGCGCGGCATGCGGATCACCGTCGCGCTCGTCGTCAACCTGATCGCCTCGGGGATGACTGCGGCGGAAGTCCTCGCCGAATACCCGAGCTTGGAGCCGGACGACGTCTCCCAGGCGCTGTGCTACGCAGCATGGCTCGCCGAGGAGAAAGAGCTACCGAGCGAAGCCGCGCCTGTATGAGGCTGCTGCTCGACATGGGGATCGCACCGAGTGCGGCGGTGGCCCTGCGACGGCTCGGCCATGATGCGGATCATGTCGAAGGACGGCACGGATCGCGGCTGTCCGATCGGGAGATCGTCGCCGTCGCGCGGGCCGAAGCACGGATCATCGTGACCCATGACCTCGACTCCACCGATCTTCTCGCGCTGTCAGGCGCCTCCGCTCCGGGTGTCATGACCTTCCGCCTGCGATCCATGCGGCCGGAGAGGGTCTTGACGCGGCTCGTGGCCGTCCTTTCCGCCCAGCGCGGCGACCTCGAGGCAGATGCGATCGTATCGGTGAGCGAGGCGCACACGCGAGTGCGGTATCTACCCGTCCAGAACACATTCGGAAGGCAGCCGTAGGCGACCGATCATCGCTTGGCGTGCAATAGTCATCGAGAAAACGCCGCGCGAAGCGGCATGTTTTCCTCCCTCTGCTAACGTTTCGCCCCCAGCTGCGGCATACCAGCGACGGGGTTGGGCGGGTAGCCGTCGGGAATTCCCGGTGCGGCGGCGATCGACCAGCCGTGCGAAACCATGCCGGGGGTCGATCGTTCGAAGTGAAGTCGAGGACGGCTCGTTCCAGGAATCATCCGATGGTTCGCCTGTTGACCGGATCGTTCGCCCGCGGGCTGGTGGCAGCGGTCGTGGCATGGCTCACGGCCGGCGCGATCGAGGCCGCTGAATCGGCCACCGACTCCTGGCGCGAGGAAGTCGCCGTCGGGCGGCGGCACTGGGCGTTTCG
This window contains:
- a CDS encoding DUF433 domain-containing protein — translated: MTAFDRITCDPSIMGGKACVRGMRITVALVVNLIASGMTAAEVLAEYPSLEPDDVSQALCYAAWLAEEKELPSEAAPV
- a CDS encoding DUF1559 domain-containing protein, giving the protein MIIPTRFLSSPRPRLGFTLVELLVVIAIIGTLVGLLLPAVQAAREAARRSQCGNNVRQISLALQNHHSARGALPTGRTASGVSGQAFLLPYMEQMSLFQLVDPAKAWNDPAHAAAAAARVSNFICPSDPATFLPGSYGQNNYRLNQGSGILWGNPPTASSDPNFGMPAPNGPFFLDSKIRFKDVTDGTSRTAAVSEHDVGDFNNGLATVRTDTFWPQTTPATADDAVSQCRAFDPTNLSFQRFSNVGGPWLYGYHSTSIYFHAGPPNSRSCMFPPGRIMTTAQSSHPGGVVLGMCDASTRFVADGVDLAVWRAVGSRDGAEVANLDN
- a CDS encoding DUF1569 domain-containing protein, whose product is MPASSVTRRRVDFRSWEDVLADADRLVRGGYDRAGKWSLAQALDHVGAGLRVAISGSANRMPWLMRMLARSAALPVMRRWRWIPAGIPAPRWWQPQVSPDADDAAALARFRAEVEAFHAYQGPYHPHPAFDRLDREAYDDLMLIHASHHLRFLVPRAAARA